A stretch of Plasmodium chabaudi chabaudi strain AS genome assembly, chromosome: 14 DNA encodes these proteins:
- a CDS encoding clathrin adaptor domain-containing protein, putative: MGVYKKKQQNAGSDEDKLLFKTCTESTEYLHLYFKELKNHLITFKKVDELYNFCYLNLGDIKCPIHSRITSLKAVSLSLVIEPKNIQQLVNSEIVEYAYKILKRDKEGINTKKSLTYFGKEAYEDISAFVLEAKYLFKTIQIINIIPNSKEDKYIDNIFKKIRDNKIDLLDYDNFFNTELLNDVKKLKNKLLDALDQEFIDNTKINDLHSEYIRLISKAKDTVINFLYNGLYSIYCETIDEIEDDNLSIRLESYFSSIDIKPNQNTNFDWNDGKEKHKFKGSLNGSSNFSFPSSLHQSNLNTSNGNISDSKNNNNNITKNDFQKKIETNKTVSFDIANNNIKEFHESKDSIGKEGGGEAPGSNKSNNVENKITSSLNGSKNELDISSVDEWDKLKEFKEAGNNGNENVWNCIIKKSNFYETKEDYVNYNKFLQDKENELKEHTYGDLLGMNKYIDSKNGNKKNISSNKAITNNYNNLNNESYGNNKEDIISYDPKKKQNLSTTSNNNNNISYFNKYFTQYDNIFNVQEAILKNKSLLYADDSLEIFIDQSYYDVKGLIKFFVKNKRQINFYDLDMQISNKILFPLKFKFVPYEKLLSAYSTKCYEMAVKCSRIYNGFPLIKISYRMQDMLRKNIEIRLPIAINKFMKKAKITREIFDKFWNNENFNANKEEKIITKDDNMNNDTLIERACLGEALNLCYIEDKICLCGCYSDNSSAMENYFVLVGIEVMKKKIKVICKSNNSTLSSAILFLIILMLKNH; this comes from the exons atgggggtatacaaaaaaaaacagcaAAATGCTGGATCGGATGaagataaattattatttaaaacatgtACTGAATCAACTGAATATCTTcatctatattttaaagaGTTAAAGAACCATTTAattacatttaaaaaagttgaTGAATTATACAACTTTTGTTATCTAAATTTAGGAGACATCAAATGTCCTATCCATTCAAGAATAACATCACTCAAG GCGGTTAGTCTATCGCTAGTTATCGAACCTAAAAATATTCAGCAACTGGTTAACAGTGAAATAGttgaatatgcatataaaattttaaaaagagATAAAGAAggtataaatacaaaaaagtCTTTAACCTATTTTGGCAAAGAAGCATATGAAGATATATCTGCTTTCGTTTTAGaagcaaaatatttatttaaaactattcaaattataaatataataccaAATTCAAAAgaagataaatatattgataatatatttaaaaaaatccgagataacaaaattgatttattggattatgataatttttttaacacagaattattaaatg atgtaaaaaaattaaaaaacaaattattagaTGCTTTAGATCAAGAATTTATAGACaacacaaaaataaatgactTACATTCTGAATACATAAG aTTAATTAGCAAAGCTAAAGATACGGTTATTAACTTTTTGTACAACGGATTATACAGCATTTATTGCGAAACTATTGAT GAAATTGAAGACGATAATTTAAGTATACGACTTGAATCCTACTTTTCGAGCATAGACATAAAACCAAAtcaaaatacaaattttg ACTGGAACGATGGAAAGGAGaaacataaatttaaagGAAGTTTAAATGGGTCGAGCAATTTTAGTTTTCCAAGCTCATTACATCAATCTAATTTGAATACAAGCAATGGTAATATATCAGacagtaaaaataataataataatataacaaaaaatgatttccaaaaaaaaatcgaaacaaataaaacgGTTTCCTTTGATAtagcaaataataatataaaagagTTCCATGAAAGTAAAG ATTCAATTGGTAAAGAAGGGGGAGGAGAAGCACCTGGAAgtaataaatcaaataatgtagaaaataaaataacaagCAGTTTGAATGGATCAAAAAATGAGCTTGATATAAGCAGTGTAGATGAATGGGATAAGTTAAAAGAATTTAAAGAGGCAGGAAATAAtggaaatgaaaatgtatGGAActgtataataaaaaaaagtaatttttatgaaactAAAGAAGATtatgtaaattataataaatttttacaagataaagaaaatgagtTAAAAGAACATACATATGGAGACTTATTAggaatgaataaatatatcgattcaaaaaatggaaataaaaaaaatatttcttctaATAAAGCTATAACAAACAATTATAACAATTTGAATAATGAATCATatggtaataataaagaagatATAATAAGTTATGACCCtaagaaaaaacaaaatttatcaacaacatcaaataataataacaacataagttattttaataaatattttacacaatatgataatatatttaatgtaCAAGAagcaattttaaaaaataaatctttGTTATATGCGGATGATAGCTTAGAG ATATTCATAGATCAAAGCTACTACGATGTTAAGGGacttataaaattttttgtcAAAAACAAACGtcaaattaatttttatgatttgGATATGCAAATAtccaataaaatattatttcctttgaaatttaaatttgtgccatatgaaaaattgttatCAGCATATTCTACTAAATGCTAT gAAATGGCTGTAAAGTGTTCGCGAATATACAACGGATTTccattaattaaaatatcataCAG aATGCAAGATATGTTAAGAAAGAATATCGAAATAAGATTGCCCATagcaataaataaatttatgaaaaaagcTAAAATAACACGAGAAATTTTTGACAAATTTTGGaacaatgaaaattttaatgcaaataaagaagagaaaattattactaAAGATGATAACATGAATAATGATACATTAATAGAAAGAGCATGTTTG gGAGAAGCATTAAATTTGTGTTATATAGAAGacaaaatttgtttatgtGGGTGCTATTCGGACAATTCCAGTGCTatggaaaattattttgtactTGTAGGAATTGAagtgatgaaaaaaaaaataaaagttatttgtaaatcaaataattctACCTTATCTTCagctatattatttttaattatattaatgcTTAAAAATCATTGA
- a CDS encoding myosin A tail domain interacting protein MTIP, putative, translating to MEQQCYTCYFDLPDPKSTIGPYDNELSYFMWGPGFEWKPEPVVKQISREDTYDEAEESEESEHGFGELDEKVDKDERRKYFDEKCIGGKISIADASYNARKLGLAPSSKDEEKIRDLYGDNLTYDQYLEYLSMSIHDKDNAEQLVKMFAYFDTNTTGFLTKNQMKNILVTWGDALTEDEAMNALNAFSNDDRIDYKLFCEDILQ from the coding sequence ATGGAACAACAATGCTATACTTGTTATTTCGATTTGCCTGACCCCAAATCAACAATAGGCCCATATGATAATGAATTAAGTTATTTTATGTGGGGACCCGGTTTTGAATGGAAACCCGAACCAGtagtaaaacaaatatcAAGAGAAGATACTTATGATGAAGCTGAGGAATCAGAAGAATCTGAACATGGATTTGGCGAATTAGATGAAAAAGTTGATAAAGAtgaaagaagaaaatattttgatgaaAAATGCATCGGTGGTAAAATAAGCATAGCAGATGCTTCTTACAATGCTCGAAAATTAGGATTAGCTCCATCAAGTAAGGATGAAGAAAAGATTAGAGATTTATATGGAGATAATTTAACATATGATCAATATTTAGAATATTTATCTATGTCAATTCATGATAAAGATAATGCCGAACAATTAGTTAAAATGTTTGCATATTTCGATACCAATACAACTGGTTTCTTAACCAAAAaccaaatgaaaaatattttagttACATGGGGAGATGCTTTAACTGAGGATGAAGCAATGAATGCACTTAATGCATTTTCAAATGACGACAGAATcgattataaattattttgcgAGGATATATtgcaataa
- a CDS encoding methyltransferase, putative: MKEKIVSIINRECEQGVHKLLQHVVYRHIGSLNYQNCRYSHSKLKYEKNTKFKDELYKYHYEPYIDNANSRPCLYLKDDEENVAYDKKLKKNFPFIYSNQVKNIDDLKQSSLTLVNIKNNNNESFGVATFNPYSLITARILSTNPLFTINIHFFIERIKQSLLWRSKIINGELALKKKLDQCLPINNNTPNQTLQMDKENNTSPLTSQSSYPQLNSNNCYRLINSEGDHIPGLIIDRYDDIISIQHLTLGCEMMACNINDAIIELLNPKAIIFRNDNKERLNEKLEIYKKVIYGKISEQVILNENGCSFLIDLINSPNTGWFFNRKHLRNIISNYSCQKNVLDLFSYVGSFGIQCLKNGKAMHVTCVEKDKNFVQLAKQSAIINNIPQPSMENNEQSNIEFICLDAITFLKNCNKLFDIIILDPPNLIPKSKFIESGTKKYIDLINLTQNYVTPNGLILIIFTTKLLSYQNYINIINTSFHQTKKSIKIVGQGRASPDHPVNLALYQFSDFYWFLLQVGF, translated from the coding sequence atgaaagaaaaaattgtaagTATAATAAACAGGGAATGTGAACAAGGGGTACATAAATTATTGCAACATGTTGTGTACCGACATATAGGCTCCCttaattatcaaaattgtCGTTATTCGCattcaaaattaaaatatgaaaaaaatacaaaatttaaagacgaactatataaatatcattATGAACCATATATAGATAATGCAAATTCAAGACCATGCTTATATTTGAAagatgatgaagaaaatgttgcttatgataaaaaattaaaaaaaaattttccttttatttatagtaatcaagtaaaaaatatagacgATCTAAAACAATCATCATTAACTTTggttaatataaaaaataataataatgaatcaTTTGGTGTTGCTACCTTTAATCCATATTCTTTAATTACTGCAAGAATACTAAGTACTAATCCTTTATTTACTATTaacatacatttttttattgagCGAATAAAACAAAGTTTATTATGGAGgtcaaaaataataaatggtGAGCtagctttaaaaaaaaaacttgaTCAATGCTTgccaataaataataatacaccAAATCAAACCTTACAAATGgacaaagaaaataatacaagTCCTCTCACTTCTCAATCTTCTTACCCACAattaaatagtaataattgTTATAGACTTATTAATAGTGAAGGTGATCATATTCCTGGACTCATAATCGATAGATATGATGATATAATTAGTATACAACATTTAACATTAGGATGTGAAATGATGGCTTGTAATATTAATGATGCAATTATTGAACTATTAAATCCAAAAGctattatatttagaaatgataataaagaacgattaaatgaaaaattagaaatatataaaaaagttatttaTGGAAAAATTTCTGAACAAGtcatattaaatgaaaatggatgctcttttttaattgatcTTATTAATTCTCCAAATACTGGTTGGTTTTTTAATAGAAAACATTTgagaaatattatatccAATTATTCTTGTCAAAAAAATGTTCtagatttattttcttacgTTGGATCCTTTGGTATTCAATGCcttaaaaatggaaaagcGATGCATGTTACGTGTGtagaaaaagataaaaattttgttcaGCTAGCTAAACAATCAgctattataaataatattccaCAACCTTCtatggaaaataatgaacaaAGTAATATCGAATTCATATGTCTAGACGCTATAACattcttaaaaaattgtaacaAACTCtttgatataattattttggaTCCTCCTAATCTTATCCCAAAATCGAAGTTTATTGAATCTGGGACAAAGAAGTATATCGATTTAATTAACTTAACACAAAATTATGTTACACCAAACGGATTAatacttattatttttaccaCAAAATTACTTTCctatcaaaattatattaacattATTAATACTTCGTTTCATCaaactaaaaaaagtattaagATTGTTGGGCAAGGTCGTGCTTCCCCTGATCACCCTGTTAATCTAGCCCTATATCAATTTTCTGATTTTTATTGGTTTTTATTACAAGTTGgtttttaa
- a CDS encoding pre-mRNA-splicing factor CWC26, putative translates to MEEYLRNKYLKKDVEKKKKKHKKGKIKIHDSDDENERYNKKNIKNNDLDEYNFIESDSSSDVPITVMQNDGMDILDISRENKKKILQSLNNDISVDTPFNDADKTREKKKKKKKKEWGLKSLIKKGHIAKQAKQSQYNDIDDQNSNHKSKHFEMRHTSKASLDSDQNYNKNNRTSSEETYRRRKRSNGRDSSSDVSLPRRKGKERSSSSDVSLPRRRRKERSSSSDISLPRRKGKERDSSSDVSLPRRRVKEQSSSSDVSLPRRRGKERSSSSDVSLPRKEVKRSTSMDSQSEGSSSNIVEHSSDVSNKISSEEQNEVVKNSDKNPNTIYRDKDGKIISRDEWIKNIQNEKPGYRHGVDKIKGNDKNERNKKNRKGKKYNDDQKIKLEWGSGLVQKEMREKIMEENKKIVNKKNIINYDYDSDYDQKLKQDIRKEDPMHKYLVQSNQEDQKAKCRYQSPYNRFNILAGYRWDGVIRGNGFEQKRYEMLKEKELKDRLAYI, encoded by the coding sequence atgGAGGAATACTTACGgaacaaatatttaaaaaaggatgtagaaaaaaagaaaaaaaaacataagaaagggaaaataaaaatccaTGATAgtgatgatgaaaatgaaagatataataaaaagaatataaaaaataatgatttagatgaatataattttattgaatCAGATTCAAGTTCAGATGTACCTATAACTGTTATGCAAAATGATGGTATGGATATATTAGATATATCTcgtgaaaataaaaaaaaaattttacaatCTTTAAACAATGATATATCAGTAGATACTCCTTTTAATGATGCTGATAAAACTcgcgaaaaaaaaaaaaaaaagaaaaaaaaagaatggGGTTTAAAAAgtctaataaaaaaaggacATATTGCTAAACAGGCGAAACAAAGTCAATACAACGATATTGATGACCAAAATTCTAATCATAAATCTAAGCATTTTGAGATGAGGCATACCTCAAAAGCTTCATTAGATAGtgatcaaaattataacaaaaataatcgAACAAGCTCAGAAGAAACATACCGAAGGCGAAAACGTAGTAATGGCCGGGATAGCAGCTCGGACGTTTCACTTCCAAGGCGGAAAGGAAAAGAACGAAGTAGCAGTTCAGATGTTTCTCTCCCAAGGCGAAGAAGAAAAGAGCGAAGTAGCAGCTCAGACATTTCGCTTCCAAGGAGAAAAGGAAAAGAGCGAGACAGCAGTTCCGATGTTTCACTTCCACGACGAAGAGTAAAAGAGCAAAGTAGCAGCTCGGATGTTTCACTTCCACGGCGAAGAGGAAAAGAGCGAAGTAGCAGCTCGGATGTTTCACTCCCAAGGAAGGAAGTGAAAAGATCCACTAGTATGGATAGCCAATCAGAAGGAAGCAGTTCGAATATTGTTGAACACTCATCTGAcgtatcaaataaaataagtagTGAAGAACAAAATGAAGTAGTAAAAAATTCTGATAAAAACCCTAATACAATTTATAGAGACAAAGATggtaaaataatttcaagAGATGAATggattaaaaatattcaaaatgaaaaaccaGGATATCGACATGGGgtagataaaataaaagggaacgataaaaatgaaagaaataaaaaaaatcgaaaaggtaaaaaatataatgatgatcaaaaaataaaattagaaTGGGGAAGTGGGTTAGtacaaaaagaaatgagagaaaaaataatggaggaaaataaaaaaatagtaaataaaaagaatataataaattatgattATGATAGTGATTATgatcaaaaattaaaacaagATATAAGAAAAGAAGATCCaatgcataaatatttagtaCAATCAAATCAAGAAGATCAAAAAGCAAAATGTAGATATCAATCCCCATACAATAGATTTAATATCTTAGCAGGATATAGATGGGATGGTGTAATAAGAGGAAATGGCTTTGAACAAAAAAGATACGAAAtgttaaaagaaaaagagtTGAAGGATAGattagcatatatataa